A region of the Culex quinquefasciatus strain JHB chromosome 1, VPISU_Cqui_1.0_pri_paternal, whole genome shotgun sequence genome:
CATCTTCCCCGTAACAAAATGGAACAACGAACCCCGTTGGCCGAGCGGAATCGCCGCGCCAAGATGCGCTTCCTGGCCGGGATCAAGAAGCATTACGAGGCCAAGCGGCAGACGTCGATGGAATCGCTCAACTCGACGACGGCGGAGCCCAAGAAGGTGGACCTGACCGTTCCGGGAACGCCCGTGTCGTCACGTTATTTGAGTACGCTTTCGCGGCCGGAGTCGGACACGGAAATGGACTCGGCGAAGGGTGAGACTGAGCTGCCGAACGAGATCGTCGTCAGCAGCTTGGTGATTGATCGGTTCCTGAAGGACATGAAGGGGTTGGGGGTGGAGGAGCAAGCGCAGGTTGATGGTGAGGAGAAGGACGGTGGAGAGGAGCTGGGGGAGACGGCACAGGAGTACTTTAAGGAGTCGGATCAGCAACGGGCGTACCAACGATCGTTCAGCAAGGCCGCTCAAACGTTGCACACGGCTGAGGTGAAGAGTCCGGTGGTGAAGCGGTATTTTGAGGAGTCATCCGCCAAACAGAGTTACAGTCGGGAATTTAGTGAGGCCGTCAACGAGCTGGACCCGGTGAAGGTTAAGGAGGATCCCTTGGTGGACGATTCCAAGTCGGCGACGCGAGGTTACAAGTCGTCGGTGCCGGGAACGCCCATCAGCTCGAAGCTGTTGCACAAGTTGAAGAACTCGAATTACATAAGTGACTCGTCGGATGACGAAGGGGACGGACCGAAGAGTTCGACGGCCCTGGCGGATCCACTGGATAAGTTTATCAAAGATATGGAGCAGTTGAAGGCGCTGAAAGAGAGCAACATGGCCAAGATCGAGAAGCAGCCGTTGATTGACTTCTCCGTAGACGAGTACTTGGAATCATCGAAGGAGGCCAAGACGTACGCGAGGTCGTTTTCGCAAGCAGTGCAGACATTGAACGCGAGTGAAGTCAAGAACCCGGTGATCAAGGACTACTTTGACCAATCGGAGGAGATGAAAACGTTTAGGCGGGAATTTTCCGAAGTGTACCAGGAGTTGAGCGAAAAGCCTACGTCTACTAAGGTAGATGCAGTGGAAAAGAAGGTGGAGAAGGTCGAGCGGAAGTTGGAGACAAAACCTGATGAGGCTCAAGAGATATTGAAGCAAATTCTGGAAACAAAGTTTGAACCGCCCAAGTTGGAAAAGCGCGAGTTCAAGGACGACTTTTCCGTGGATGCCTACTTGGACACGTCCGAGACGAAGAAGACCTACGCACGCACCTTTTCGGAAGCGGCGCAAACGCTGCACTCGAGCGACGTGAAGAATCCGGCCGTCCGCGAGTACTTTGATCAGTCCGAGGCGAAGCAATCGTTCCGTCGAGAATTCTCCGAAGTTTATCAGGAGGTGTTGAACGTAACCGAGTTTGCACGTGATGTTGTGGCAGAAAAAAGTGCAACCGTTAGCACAAAGACAACGGCATCATCTGACCAACAGCAGGAGCAGGAGCCTCAACAGGCTAAAGATAACGAACAAAGCGCGAAATCAATTTCACGCTCCGGTGGCGATGAAGATGGATCAGCACCAGCTCCCGACTCGGAGCTTGCCCAGTATAAGCGAAGCGTATCCGTTCCCGGTACACCGATCAACTCGAGAAAGCTATTCCcgaaacagcaacaacaacaacaacaacagcagcagatgCGCGACGGTGCAAAGCAATCAGATAGTACGTATTATGCCAAGGCAGAAATTCCGCTGACACCGCGCTTGCACAGTAGGAAACAGCACGTAGAGCGTTACTTTGCGGCCAGTCTGTTTCGGCGGCGGACACGCAGCTTCTCTGCGGCTGCGTCAGGCTCGGACAGCGACTCCGACGGTGGTGGCACGAACAGGCCTGATAAGCTATTCTATCTTGCAGatgccaacaacaacaacaacaatggtgCTTCTTCAGCTGCTGGCGTCGTCCCGAAGAACCGTGCCCAGTCTGCTACCGCCGATTGCAGTTTGGAGAAGGAGTTTTGGAAGAAATTTGGTGCTTCGGAAATTTAATGTCTTTCATTGATTGTTATTAATAAAGTATAATTATGTAGGAGATGATCgtgttgtttatttttgaacagTTGAAGAATGCCTTTTTGTTGGGATTAAAACAGCAGTGACTAAtgacgatttttgtttttcagaaatCGAAGCCATTGAAGCGTGTCGATGGCTCCGTGCGGCCGGATTCCCACAGTACGCCCAGATGTACGAAGGTTCGTAGGTGACAAGCTCAACAAGTCTACCACGTACTAATCCTGCTTTAACCCCGTAGATCACCAGTTTCCGATCGAGATCAATGACGTGGCGAAGGATCATCCGTTTTTGGAGAACGACCCGCTGCAGTCGCTGTACCGGCGGTTGCAAACGTTAAACCGGTGCGCCAACATGCACATTGACACGCATCAGCATTCCCACCCGCCAAAGCAGAGCGAAGACTCGGACGACGATAGCTGTGCCCTGTCGGAGGCTTGGACGTTTGCCCACAACAGTCGGCGGTGGTCGCGAGTTGAAGATGCGGCTGGGTTGGTGAGCGTGATCAAGCAGAAGCACGGCAACAAGAGCGACGTCAGTACGGTTAACGAGACGGATTCGGCGGAGGAATCTTCCAAGAGTGGCTCCAAGACGACGACCACGGACGATAAGGAGAACTGGGGTGACGACGGGGTCACGTTGAGCATTCTGTCGGACAGTGACACGGGAGATGGACCGGTGCGGCTTCGCAGGACTGGCAGCGAACGACTCAAAGATGGTGCTAAAGCTTTGCTCCGGCGGGTGGAGTCAATCAAGTCCCGCAGGAGGAAGCGCCAAAACCGGGACGGACTGGTCCTAAGTGGACCCCACTCATCGAGCTTATCACCGGTGCACCATCCGTTGGACGACCTGAAGCACATGGATTTGATGTCGTTTTCGAATCCATCGTCTCCGCGTCCTTCGGCAGCGGCACTCGGTGACCACAGACGGGACAACAACACACTCGGAACGAACGAGATCGTGTCGAATCTGCTGTCGCCGTACACGCTGAGTCCGTTCGGTCACATGGCTCAGGAGGATCACGGCGGGAAAAAGGAGCACAAACGAAGCACCACAAATCGTTCTAGTCCGTTGCACTTTTTCATCCAGCTGCAGGAGGCCAAGTCGGGCGACGATTCGTCATCGATCTGCAGCGAAGACAGTCAGGATTTGAACACCGGGTACTTTGCGGGAAGGGTGGTGAAGACGCCGAGCAAGAAGTATCCCAAGGCGAAGAAGCTGCTGCGAAACAAGGTCACTGCGGACGATTCGGGGGCCCTTTCGGACTCGGAGTACCAGTCGAAGTTACGCCGGGCCAAAGTTTCGAGTGACTTGAAGGAAACCAGCAGCAATACACTTCAGGTGTCCAAGCTGAACCGAGGTGGATCGTTGAATCTGGGgaagaattccaaaaaatatcGTGATGCATTCCATAATCGCTCGATGCGAGTTGCCAAGACTAGTGACGAGAAGGGTGGCGGTGGCGGCGGTGGTGAGGACAAGAAGCGTCCTACGGTGGCCAGATGGCACAGCTTCCAACAGCCGAAAAACTCC
Encoded here:
- the LOC119765284 gene encoding uncharacterized protein PF11_0207-like yields the protein MEQRTPLAERNRRAKMRFLAGIKKHYEAKRQTSMESLNSTTAEPKKVDLTVPGTPVSSRYLSTLSRPESDTEMDSAKGETELPNEIVVSSLVIDRFLKDMKGLGVEEQAQVDGEEKDGGEELGETAQEYFKESDQQRAYQRSFSKAAQTLHTAEVKSPVVKRYFEESSAKQSYSREFSEAVNELDPVKVKEDPLVDDSKSATRGYKSSVPGTPISSKLLHKLKNSNYISDSSDDEGDGPKSSTALADPLDKFIKDMEQLKALKESNMAKIEKQPLIDFSVDEYLESSKEAKTYARSFSQAVQTLNASEVKNPVIKDYFDQSEEMKTFRREFSEVYQELSEKPTSTKVDAVEKKVEKVERKLETKPDEAQEILKQILETKFEPPKLEKREFKDDFSVDAYLDTSETKKTYARTFSEAAQTLHSSDVKNPAVREYFDQSEAKQSFRREFSEVYQEVLNVTEFARDVVAEKSATVSTKTTASSDQQQEQEPQQAKDNEQSAKSISRSGGDEDGSAPAPDSELAQYKRSVSVPGTPINSRKLFPKQQQQQQQQQQMRDGAKQSDNANNNNNNGASSAAGVVPKNRAQSATADCSLEKEFWKKFGASEI